The genomic segment ATCTAGGGGGATGGATGGCCGCCCGGTCCGGCCGCGAGAAGGCCTACGAGTTCCTCAAGGGTTCGGTGCTGCCGGACCCCGAAGCCCAGGGCCAGTTCATCAGCGAGCAGGAGCTCGCGACCCGCATCGGCGTCTCGCGCACGCCGATCCGCGAGGCACTGCTGATGCTCGCCGCCGAGGACCTCGTGCAGCTCGTGCCCAACCGCGGTGCCTACATCGCCCCGCTCACCGGCCGCGACCTCTCCGAACTGATCGAGCTGCGCGGCATGATGGAACGCTTCGCCGCGGAAAAGACGATCGCCGGGGGCGGGGCACCGGTGGAACAGATGCGGGCCACGCTCCAGCGTCAGTCCGATGTGGACGATCCGGCGCAGGCGAGGGAGTTCATCGAGCTGGACACGGTTTTCCACACCCTGCTCATCGACGCCGCCGGGAACGCCATGCTCAGCAAGGCCTACGCCGGGCTGCGCGACCGGCAGCTGCGGGCCGGGCTGGTCGCGTTGTTCGCCTGCCCGAACCGCCAGCTCGCCGTCTGCGAGGAGCACCGGGCGATCGTCGACGGCCTGGCGGCGCAGGACCTCGCCGCCACGCACGCCGCCATCGACCACCACCTCGGCACCACCCTCAAACTTCAGTTGACCAGCTGATCGGCGTCTTCGCGGGGTTCGTACTCCGCCGGGTCGGGGTCGCGGCCGAGCAGCACGCCGATGATCGTGACGATCGCGGTCAGCAGCACGTACCCGGCGATCGCCAGCCAGGTGCCGAACCCGGCGAACAACGCGGTGAACAGCAGCGGCGCGAGCGCCCCGCCGACCACCCCGGCCAGTGTGTAGCCGAGTGAACTGCCGGTGTAGCGCAGGCGCGGCGAGAACTGCTCGGTGACCAGCGCGGCCTGCGGGCCGTACAGCAGCGCGTGGATGACCAGCGCGAGCACGATGCCGACCACCACCGCGAGGAACGAGCCACCGCTGACCATCGGGAAGAAGACGAACGGCCAGATCCCGGCGGCGATCGTGCCGGCCAGGTACAGCTTGCGGCGGTTGACCCGGTCGGACAGCGCGCCGGCAGCGGGGATGAGCACGAGCTGGAACGCCGAGCCGATCATCACCGCGGTCAGCCCCTCGCTGCGCGACATCTCCAGTTCCTGCGTCATGTAGGTCAGCACGAAGACGGTGAACAACGCGTAGAGCACGTCGGGGCAGACGCGGATCAGCACGGCCGCGACCAGGCCGCGGCGTTCGTCGCGGAACACCTCGGAGATCGGCGCCTGCGGCCGGTCGCCCTTCTCCGCGATCTTCTTGAACACCGGGGTTTCTTCGAGCTTCAGGCGAATCCACAGTCCGAAGAGGACGAGTACGCCGGACAGCAGGAACGCGACCCGCCAGCCCCACGAGTTGAACTGGGCTTCGGTGAGCAACACGGCCAGCAGGGCGAGCACCCCGTTGGCGAGCAGGTTGCCCGCCGGGGGTCCGACCTGGGCGGCCGACGCCCAGAACCCGCGTTTGCGTGGATCACCGAATTCGCTGGAGAGCAGGACCGCGCCACCCCACTCACCGCCGATGCCGACGCCCTGGGCGAACCGGAGCGCGACCAGGAGCACCGCGGCGAAGCCACCGATGTTCTCGTAGGTCGGCAGCACGCCGATCAGGAAGGTGGCCACGCCGGTCAGGATCAGCGTGAACACCAGCACGCGCTTGCGGCCGATCACGTCGCCGAGCCTGCCGAAGACGAAGCCGCCGAGCGGGCGGGCCAGGTAGCCGACGGCGTAGGTGGAGAAGGCGGCCATGGTGCCCGCCAGTTTGTCGCCCGCGGGGAAGAACAACTCGCCGAAGATCGTCGCCGCGGCGACCGAGTAGGCGGCGAAGTCGTACCACTCCAGCGCGGTCCCGGACAGGCTCGCCGCGAAGGCGCGCCGCAGCGAGCGGCCGTCCACCTGTTCTTGTGCAGTCATCGCTCACATCCCGTTTGGCCGTGGTGCCGAGTTGCGGTAATACTGGTTGTATACATCTTGCATGCGCAAGCCCCAAGTGAGTTTTACCAGGTCAGGAGGTTCCATGCCGGAGTACCCACGGCTCAGCTTCACCCTGCCGGACGGCAGCGAGGTGCACACGGAAGTGCACACGCTGCTGAACGCGGGCTACGCCGGCCGCAGCCAGGACGACGTCGCCGCGCACGTGGCCGAGCTGGCCGAACTGGGTGTCCCGGCGCCGTCGACCACGCCCGCGCTGTACCCGGTGGCGCCGTACCTGGCCAGCCAGACCGACGAGGTCCCGGTGCAACACGCCCGCACCTCAGGCGAGGCGGAATGGGCGCTGGTGATCACCGGCCCGTCGCCGGAAGACGTCCTGCTGACCGCCGCGTGCGACCACACCGACCGGGCGCTCGAGGTGCACGGGGTGGCTTGGAGCAAGAACGCCGGCCCGGACGTCCTGGCACGCCAGGCGTGGCGCTTGGTCGACGTGGAAGACCGACTGGATGAACTGGTCCTACGCGCCTGGGCCGGTGACACGGAAATCCAACACGGGACGCTCGCGGAACTGCTGACACCTGCTTATTGGCTGGACGTCCTACGCACCCGAGGCTGGTACGAACCCGGCGTGGTCCTCATCTCCGGCACCATCCCCATGCACCACGGCGTGGACCAGTTCAGCGCTTCCTGGAAAGTCGAACTGAGCGACCCGAAAACCGGGAACTCGATCGACCTGGCCTACCGAGTACGCCCCCTCCCAGAGCCCATCGGCTGACCGCCACCCCCGCCAACGCTGGGACCTGACTGGCTCCAGCCCCTCAACGTGAAACTCGGGCGCCCGAGTGTGGGATTCGGCTGCCTGAACGTGGAACTCGGCTGCACGAACGTGCAATTCGCCCGGCTCACACCGGATCCCGGGCGAGCCCCGCGCCCAGCGGGACACAAATGTGGCTTTGGGGGCCGAATCCGCCCCGAAAGCCACATTCGGGGAATCGGGCGGCGGCCGCGAACGCTAGGAGTGGGGCATTACTTGCGTTGAATGCAAGTAATGCCCCACTCATAGCATTCGTTCAGGCGTGGGGCGGGTCGGCGGGGCGCTTCCGGAATTGGGTGTAGGTCCAGAAGGCCCCGCCGGTCAGCATGAAGGCGCCGCCGCCGAGGAGGAACCAGGTGGTTTTGGTGTTCTCCCCGCGTTGTTCGGCCAGGGTTCGCTCGTTCGAGGGACCCGTGCGCCACGAGGTTTCCGTGCAGGTGCCGCCTTCGCTGATCGTCTGGCTGCCGCACTTCGCCGTGTCATCGCTGAGGGCCACGATGCCGCCGACCAGCAGGAAGAGTCCCACCGCGGTGGTCAGCAAGGCATAGATCCGGTCCCGCAAGAGTCCCCCTCGGCGACGGGAAAAGCGGCCTCCATGATGCCACGCCTCAGCGCACCCCGGACATCATCTTCTTGATGAACGGCGACCCCAGCACCAGCAGGATCCCGATCCCGATGCAGATCGCGCCCAGCGTGCCGAAGTACGGTCCTTCGTTCTCCGCGCTGTAGAACCGCGCCAGCCAGCCGGACAACGCCGTGCCCAGCGCGACCGAAAGGAAGTTCAGCGCCACCATCTGCGTCTGGAACGCGGCCGGCGCCAGTTTCGTCGACAGCGACAACCCCACCGGCGAAAGGCTCAGTTCCGCCCACGTCACCACCAGGATGATCCCGGCCAGCGCCAGCAGCGGCGTCGATGCCGGGCCACCGCCCGCCAGCGGCAGGAACAGCAGGAACGACACCCCGGCGAGCGCGGTGCCCAGCGCGAACTTGACCGGCGACGACGGCTGCCGGTCGCCCAGTTTCGTCCAGATCGCGGCGAACACCGGCGCGAACAGCAGGATGAACACCGGGTTCACCGAGTTCATCCACGAAACGGGCATTTCCCAGCCGAACAGGTTCCGGTTCAGCCGCTCGTCGGTGTAAGCCGCGATCACGGTGAACTGCTGCTGGAACAACGCGAAGAACGCGGCGCTGGCGATGAACATCGGGATGAACGACGCCACCCGCCTGCGCTCCAGCGGGGTGGTCTTCTTGCTCGTCAGCAACACCGCGAAGTACGCGACCGAGGCGACGATGATCACCAGGATGGTGCGGTCGGACAGGTTCTCCGCGGTGACGAACCCGGTCAGCACCGCCACCACGATCAGCGCCACCACCACGACCGCGACCACCACGACCAGCGGACGGCGGTTCGCGGGCAGCGGGTTCGGCACCACGCGACCGCTTTCGGGCAGGTTCCTGCGCCCCAGCGTGTACTGGACCAGCCCGGCGGCCATGCCGATCGCGGCCAGCCCGAAGCCGTAGTGGAAGCCCAGTTCCTCCTGCGCCAGCCCGGTGAGCAGCGGGCCGATCCAGCCGCCCACGTTGACGCCCATGTAGAAGAGGGTGAAGCCGCCGTCGCGGCGTTCGTCGTTCTCCGCGTAGAGTCCGCCGACCAGCGCGGTGGCGTTGCCCTTCAGCCCGCCGCTGCCCAGGGCGACGCACACCAGGCCGACGCCGACCCCGGCGAACCCGGGGAGCAGCGCGAGGCTGATGTGCCCGGCCATGATCAGCAACGCGCTGTAGAACAGCGTGCGCTCGGAGCCGAGCAGGCGGTCGGCGATCCAGGCGCCGACGATGGTGGAGAGGTAGACCAGGCCGCCGTACGCGCCGACGATGCCGAGCGCGGTCGGTTTCTCCAGGCCGAGGCCACCTTCGGTGGTCGCGTAGTAGAGGTAGATGGCGAGAATGCCTTGCATCCCGTAGAAGGAGAAGCGTTCCCACATCTCCACGCCGAAGAGGTTCGCCAGCCCTCGTGGGTGCCCGAAGAACCCCTTGTCCTTGCCGACCTCGGTAGAGGTAGTACTCACGATGTGTCCATCCTGTTTTCCGAGACATCGTTGTCGAAGCGAATGCTAGGACCGCCGGTGAACAACGAACAGGTCCGGTCGTCTTGACGGTGCTGTCTGACAAGTCACCCGTGGCGCGCCCCACGTTCGCCACCGGGACAACCCGTTCGGGCGCTAAAATCCCGTAAAGGTGTGCCGGGAAGTCTGGTCGGCAAGGCAACAACCGACCCCCGGAAACGGAGCACTCGTGAGCACACCGGAACCCCGGCTCCCCGCCAAGGCCGCCGAGTTCGCGCGTTACCTGCGCACCGAGACCACCGGCGGGCTGATCCTCCTGGCCGCGGCCGCGATCGCGCTGCTCGTGGCGAATTCGCCGCTCGGCGACACCTACCGAGCCATCCGGGACTTCTCGCTGGGCCCGCACTTCCTGCACCTGGATCTGTCCATTGGGGACTGGGCGAAGGACGGCCTGCTCGCGCTGTTCTTCTTCGTCGCCGGGCTGGAGCTCAAGCGCGAACTGGTGGTCGGCGAGCTGTCGAAGTTCAAACAGGCCATCCTGCCGATCTTCGCCGCGCTCGGCGGCATGGTCGTGCCCGCGGTGGTGGCACTGGCCATCGGCTGGGGCGAGCCCGGCATGGACCGCGCGTGGGCCATCCCGGTGGCCACCGACATCGCCTTCGCGCTCGGCGTGCTGGCGCTGACCGGGTCGAACCTGCCGAGCAGCGCGCGGGTCTTCCTGCTCTCCCTGGCGGTGGTCGACGACCTGGGCGCGATCATCGTGATCGCGGTGCTGTTCACCACCGGCTTCAACCTGCTCGCCGCGGCCGTCGCGCTGGTGGCGCTGGCGCTCTACGCCTGGCTGCAGCACCGGCGCGTGCGGGCGTGGTGGATCTACGTACCGCTGGCGGTGATCACGTGGGTCGCCGTGCACTCGGCGGGCATCCACGCCACCATCGCCGGGGTCGCGCTCGGCCTGCTCACCCGCGTCCGCCCGGACGACGGCGAGGAGCACGCGCCGGCGCTCCGGCTGGAGCACCGGCTGCAGCCTTGGTCGGCGGCGCTGGCCGTGCCGCTGTTCGCGTTGTTCGCCGCGGGCATCGAAATCGACGGCGACGCGCTCGCCGCGGTGTTCACCTCGGCGCTGCCGCTGGCGGTGATGATCGGGCTGATCGGCGGCAAGGTGGTCGGCATCCTCGGCGCCAGCGCGCTGGCCGTCCGGCTGGGGTTCGCGGCGAAACCGCGGGGCATGGACTGGCGGGACATGACCGCGCTGTCCGTGCTCGGCGGGGTCGGCTTCACCGTCAGCCTGCTGATCGCCGACCTCGCGCTGGTCGGCGATCAGGCTGAGCAGGCGAAGGCCGCCGTGCTGATCGCCTCCGCGATCGCCTCGCTCGCCGCCGCCGCGCTGCTGCTGCGGCGCAGCCGGGTCCACGCGAATACCGAAGACACCGACGACCAATAGCGCGCCCGCCGCGCCCGATCAACCGGCACGTGGCACGATGAAGCCCGTGAGCAGCCCCAAGCACCAACTCAACGATGCCGATGGCATGGGCGCCGTCCCCTACCTCCCGCTGTCCGACGACCGCGAGCGCAACGGGGACCAGTCGATCGGTGCGCTGGTCAAGGACGCCACACAGCACCTGTCGACGCTGGTCAGGGCCGAGGTCGAACTGGCCAAATCGGAGGTCGTCGGCGAGGTCAAGAAGGGCGTCAAGGGCAGCGTCTTCTTCGTCATCGCCCTGGTCGTCGCGCTGTACAGCTCGTTCTTCTTCTTTTTCTTCCTCGGCGAACTGCTGTCGGAGTGGCTCGTGCGCTGGGCCGCGTTCGGCATCGTGTTCGCGCTGATGCTCGTGGTCGCCGCGTTGTTCGGCTTCCTCGGTTATCGCAAGGTGAAGAAGATCCGCGCGCCGGAACGCACGATCGACAGCGTCAAGGAGACCGCCGCCGCGCTGAAGCCGCGTCAGCATTCCGGGGACGAACTCCCCGCGGTGCGCGACTGAGCCAGCCGTGCGCGCAGGTCCCGATCCCTCGATCGTCCGGATCGACGGGCCATGGACCCATCGCGACGTCTCGGCCAACGGCATCCGGCTGCACGTCGCCGAGCTGGGCACCGGGCCGCTCGTACTGCTGCTGCACGGGTTCGGCGAGTTCTGGTGGACCTGGCACCGGCAGCTGACCGGCCTGGCCGAGGCCGGGTTCCGGGTGGTCGCCGCGGATCTGCGCGGCTACGGGGATTCCGACAAACCACCACGCGGGTATGACGCGTGGACCCTCGCCGGTGACGTCGCCGGGCTGGTCAAGGCGCTCGGGGAACGCCGCGCGCACCTGATCGGGCACGCCTGGGGCGGCATGCTCGCCTGGACCGCGGCCACGTTGCACCCGCGGATCGCCGCGTCCGTCGGCGCGCTCGGTGCCGCGCACCCACTGGCCCTGCGTGGCTCGGTGACCAGGACAGCCTGGCGCGGCCGGGGCGGCAACCAGGCCCGCGCGCTCGGCCACCTCTTCGGGTTCCAGGTGCCGATGGCCCCGGAACGCAAGCTGGTCCGGGACGACGCGGCCGAGGTGGAACGCCTGATGCGCGGCTGGTCCGGTCCCCAGTGGACGGAGACGGCCGAGTTCACCGAAGCCGCCGCGAAGTTCCGGCAGGCGATGCAGGTGCCCGGGGTGGCGCACAGTTCGCTCGAGTACTACCGGTGGGCCTTCCGCGCGCAGTTCCGCGGCGAGGGCAGGCGGTTCACCGAAGCCGCGGACAAGCCGAGCCCGGTGCCGGTGCTCCAGGTGCACGGCCAGGAGGACCGGTGCGTGCTGCCGCGCACGGCCGAGGCGTCGGCACGCTGGCGCGGCGAGGACTCGGTGTTCACCTCACTCGCCGGCGTCGGCCACTACCCGCACCTGGAAGCCCCGAAGCGCACCACGGAGATCCTGGCGCAGTTCCTCGCCAAGGCTTAGGCGCTAGGCCGCGCACGGGCCGGTGCTGACGGCGGCGCCGTAGCCGGGCGCGCCCGCCACCTCGGGCGCCACCTCCGCGGCGGTCAGCGTGAACCCGGTGTCCGGGTCCTCCACCGCCGCGCCGAACACCACGCCGATCACCTCGCCCTGCGGGTTCACCAGCGGCCCGCCGGAGTTCCCGCTCCGGATCCCGGCGCGCACGGTGAACACGTCCCGCTGCACGGTGTTGGTGTCGTAGATGTCCGGTCCCCGCAGGGTGATCTGCTGCCGCACGCGGGCCGAGGTCGCGGTGTACGGGCCGTCGAGCGGGTAGCCCAGCGCGATGGCGTCGTCCCCGGCCTGCGCGGGCCGGTCGGCGAACTCCAGCGGCTCGGCTTCCAGCCGCGGCACGGCGAGGATGGCGACGTCGGTCGCCGGGTCGAAGTGGACGACGCGGGCGGGGAGCCTGCCCTGCGGTGTCTCGACCGCGGTCTCGTCGGTCCCGGCGACCACGTGCGCGTTCGTCATCACCCGCTGCGGCGCGATGACGAAACCGCTGCCCTCCAGCGCGCGGGAGCAGGCGGGCGCGTTGCCGCGGACCTTCAGCACGCTGCCGCGCAGCTGGCGGACCACCGTGCTCGCCTGCAGGTTCTCGTCGGGCGGCGCGACGTCCGCCTTCGGTGCCTGCTGGAAGGGCGCGACGATGGACGGGAAGCCGGACGCGTCGAGCAGCTTGCGCAGCTCGTTCGGCAGGCCCTGCGCCGAATCCGGCATCACCTGGTCGACCCCGCCGAGCACGGTCGAGTTGTTGATCGCCTTGGCCAGCCCCGGCAGGCCGGCCACGCTGGTCAGCGGGACCGCGATCAGCCAGGCGACGACGAAGACCACCAGGCCCTGCACGATCGCGCCGAGCGTGTTGTCCACTCCGGACAGCTTCGGCGAGCTGATCTTGTTCCGCAGTTTGCGGCCCACCCACACACCGAGCGTCTCGCCCAGCGCCACCAGGAAGACCACCACGCCGACGACCACCGCCACGCGCAGCGCGGGGTTGTCGAACAGGTCCACGATCAGCGGCGCCAGCCGGATGCCCACGACAGCCCCGATGAGCACGCCGAGGAAGGCGGGCAGGGCGACGAGCACCCCCTGACGCGCCCCGGAAACCGCCGCCAGCACCGCCAGCAGCACCACGAGCACGTCAACCCAGTTCACGATCGCTCCCTCTCCACGGAGCCACCGTTGTACACCGCCCGAGCCCGTGCCGCGTGCGCGGCCAGCGCTTGATCGAGATCCCGTACGTCAGTTTTGTCCCATTCCCGTGACCAGCCACCGAGGTCGAGCACGGCGGCCAGCAGGCCGGCCGTGAAGCCCCACACGAACAGCCCGTCGACGTCGAACACCGGCCCCACCCAGTCGTATCCCGTGCGGCGCACCTGGTACCGGTTGGCCGGGTCGAGCAGGTCCTCGATCGCGACCCGCGCGACCGCCGCGGTCTCCCCCGGATCTACGGCGTGGACCGGCGAAGGGTTCACCCAGTGCGCCAGCACGGGTGTCACCGAGAAGCCGGAGACGGGCACCCAAAGGTCGGGCAGCACGGCCACCGGGCGCACCCCGGACGGCAGCACGCCGGTCTCCTCCTCGGCCTCGCGCAGGGCCGTGCCGACCGGTCCGCCGTCGTCCTCGTCAGCGCCACCACCGGGGAAGGCGACCTGACCGGCGTGCGAGTCGAGCGTGTCGGCGCGGCGCAGCAGCAGCACGTCCGGACCACGCGGGCCCTCGCCGAACAGCACCAGCACCGCGGCCGGGCGCGTCTTCGTGCCCCGCGGCGGCTGGAACTTGGTGAACGCCGACGCGTCCACCTTCCCGCTCGCGGCCACCAGCCCGCGCAGCCACTCCGGCACGCTCTCGGCGTCGACCAGCGGTCCGTTCTCAGTCATGCGGCATATCTCGCGACGGCTTCGCGCACCTGGGCCACGTCGGCGAGCAGGCGCGGGTTGTCGATGAACCGGACCTCCCCGCCCGGGGTGACCACATAGGACGCGGGCAGTGCCGGCGGGACCTTCAGCGCACTGCGCACCGGCCCGGTCTGCCCGTCCCCGTCGTACACGGCGGGCAGGCGGACGCCCAGCTCGGCGAGCAGTTCCAGGCCGTCCGACGGCGAGCTGGCGACCTGCACGGTGAGCACGCGCGCGGCCCCGGGCTCGGCCGCGTAGGCGGCGAGGACCGGCAGCTCGGTGCGGCACGGCTGGCACCAGGTGGCCCAGATGTTGACCAGCGTCGGACCGGGGCCGACCGCGGCCGCGAGGTCGACCTGGCCGCCGTCACCCAGGCAGTCCGCCTTGACCCCAGCGAGCGCCTGACCAGGGGTAACGGCCGTGCACGCGGCCAGCGCCGCCTTCGCGCGCGCCGGGCCGAGGTCCTCGGCGGGCGCGGTCCCGTCCCGGTTCGGCAGCACGGCGACGATCACCGCGAGCAGCAGCACCCCGACCGCGACGGCCCACTTGGTCGCCGTGGTCAAGACCCGGTCACCATCGCCAGCAGGTGTTCGCGCTCCTCCCCCTTGACCAGCTTCGCGGCCTCTTCGAACTCGATCGGGCCGGTGCCGTAGGAGGGGCAGTCGCGGGCCAGCGGGCAGGCCCCGCAGGCCGGTTTGCGGGCGTGGCAGACGCGCCTGCCGTGGAAGATCGTCCGGTGGGACAGCATCGTCCACTCCTTGCGCGGGATCAGCTCGCCGATCGCGTGCTCGACCTTCACCGGGTCCTCGAGATCGGTCCAGCCCCAGCGGCGCACGAGTCGCCCGAAATGGGTGTCGACCGTGATTCCCGGCACACCGAACGCGTCGCCGAGTACCACGTTCGCGGTTTTCCGGCCGACACCGGGAAGGGTGATCAAATCGGCCTGCTTGCCCGGCACTTCGCCGTCGAACCGTTCCACCAGTGCGGCCCCGAGGCCCATCACCGAGTTCGCCTTCGCCCGGAAGAAACCGGTGGGTCGGAGGTATTCCTCCAGCTCGGCGCGGTCGGCGCCGGCGTAGTCGGCGGCCGTGCGGTAGCGCGCGAACAACGCGGGAGTGACCTGGTTCACCCGCACGTCCGTGGTCTGCGCGGACAGGACCACCGCGACGAGCAGCTCCAGCGGGGTGGTGAAGTCCAGCTCGCAGTGCGCGTCGGGATACGCCTGATCGAGGCAACGTTTCATCCGCCGGACGCGTCTCACCAATGCCAGGCGGCTTTCGCCATCGACGGATCGGGCGGGGGCGCCACCCATACGGGGGGCTTTACGGGCATCGGGCGGCACCCCGATAGCCTACGGGCGCCATCAGTTCAGGCGCGAAAAGGACCGAGCCGCAAGCGAGGATCTGAAAGCTATGACCGTCTGGTTCGTTATCGCGGTACCGCTCGTGATCATGTTCTTCGCCCTGATCATGGAGCGCGTGGAGAGCCGCCTCCGGCACGTGGCCGTGCAGGAGGAAGAGGTCGAACAGTTCCTGGAGCAGGCCCAGCCCAACGAGATCAGGGCACTGCACGGACACGGCATCGGGCGGGCGCTCGAGCTGTTCCGGCTGCGCCGGCTCGGCGGACGGGCGGCCAAGCTGCGGCCCCGCCGGGTGCGGAGTTAAGCTCTGCCGCCACCGAGATCGTCTTTTGCTCCTCTCGTCCGCGCGATGGGGGGTGTGCGGGTGAACACCGATCGCCCCGGCTCCGGCGAGCCATGAGGCGATCTCGCTGGCACGCCCTACACTGCACGCAAGTGATCGGCGACACGCTCATCCGTCCTGGAACCGCGGTGTCGCCACCGATGAGGAGGCACGAGGTGGACGAAACCCTGGCCCGCGCGGGCATCTTCCAGGGGGTGGAACCTGCCGCGGCTGAAGCGCTGGCGCAGACCTTGGAGAGCGTCGAGTTCCCCCGCGGCCACGTGATCTTCAGCGAGGGCGAGCCCGGCGACAAGCTGTACATCATCCAGTCCGGGAAGGTGAAGCTCGGCCGCAAGTCCGCGGACGGGCGGGAGAACCTGCTCCAGATCATGGGCCCGTCCGACATGTTCGGCGAACTGTCCATCTTCGACCCGGGGCCGCGCACGTCCAGCGCCACCACGGTGACCGAGGTGCGCGCGGTGATGATGGACCGCCCGGCGCTGCGGCAGTGGATCTCCACCCGCCCCGAGATCGCCGAGCAGCTGCTGCGCGTGGTCGCCCGGCGGCTGCGGCGGACGAACAACATGGTCGCCGAACTGATCTTCACCGACGTGCCCGGCCGCGTCGCGCGGGCGCTGCTGCAGCTGGCCCAGCGCTTCGGCAGCCAGGAAGCCGGGCTGCTGCGGGTCACCCACGACCTGACGCAGGAGGAGATCGCCCAGTACGTCGGCGCCTCGCGCGAGACCGTCAACAAGGCGCTCGCCGACTTCGCGCACCGCGGCTGGCTGCGGCTCGAAGGCAAGAGCGTGCTGATCCTGGACCCGGAGCGACTGGCAAGGCGGGCCCGGTAGCCGAGCTGCTCAGACCCCTGTTCTGACACAACATGAGGGGCCGGGCGCCACCCCCGACGTGGCGCACCGGCCCCTCATGCCGTGCGCGGACCATCCCCCGACGATCCGCGCTCCCCGCCCTCCGGTGGCAGGCCCCGACCCGTGTGCCGGAGGGAGCTGAGAAGTCCTCTGCAGTTCTGAGATCCATCCACCATGACACGGCCCCCACCCCTCACTTCAAGGCCGTTCACCCTCAAGGACGCCAAGCGCCGTAGTTTGTTGCGCCGTTCAACCCAAAAAACGCGGTTCGTTATGCAACCGAGACCCGTTTGGCCCAACGCGGACGGTGCCCGCCCTGTCCTCTTGCCTGTTCAACGCGGTCGGCGCCGGATTCATTCCCGTCTCATCCCACATCAGCGGAAGATTTGTGGTCACGAATCGGTGACGAAGGTCGCCA from the Amycolatopsis magusensis genome contains:
- the nth gene encoding endonuclease III — encoded protein: MGGAPARSVDGESRLALVRRVRRMKRCLDQAYPDAHCELDFTTPLELLVAVVLSAQTTDVRVNQVTPALFARYRTAADYAGADRAELEEYLRPTGFFRAKANSVMGLGAALVERFDGEVPGKQADLITLPGVGRKTANVVLGDAFGVPGITVDTHFGRLVRRWGWTDLEDPVKVEHAIGELIPRKEWTMLSHRTIFHGRRVCHARKPACGACPLARDCPSYGTGPIEFEEAAKLVKGEEREHLLAMVTGS
- a CDS encoding Crp/Fnr family transcriptional regulator; translated protein: MDETLARAGIFQGVEPAAAEALAQTLESVEFPRGHVIFSEGEPGDKLYIIQSGKVKLGRKSADGRENLLQIMGPSDMFGELSIFDPGPRTSSATTVTEVRAVMMDRPALRQWISTRPEIAEQLLRVVARRLRRTNNMVAELIFTDVPGRVARALLQLAQRFGSQEAGLLRVTHDLTQEEIAQYVGASRETVNKALADFAHRGWLRLEGKSVLILDPERLARRAR
- a CDS encoding TlpA family protein disulfide reductase; protein product: MTTATKWAVAVGVLLLAVIVAVLPNRDGTAPAEDLGPARAKAALAACTAVTPGQALAGVKADCLGDGGQVDLAAAVGPGPTLVNIWATWCQPCRTELPVLAAYAAEPGAARVLTVQVASSPSDGLELLAELGVRLPAVYDGDGQTGPVRSALKVPPALPASYVVTPGGEVRFIDNPRLLADVAQVREAVARYAA